Within Ovis aries strain OAR_USU_Benz2616 breed Rambouillet chromosome 11, ARS-UI_Ramb_v3.0, whole genome shotgun sequence, the genomic segment AAATCACATATGGAGCTTTctaaacacacagaaaactgaTTCTATCACAGACCTGATGAATAACAAACACAGCTGATATTCATGTGGCAGACATTGTACTGAATGCTTTGTTATATattttctggcttatttctcATAACTTCATGAGTAGGTATTACTCTTTCACAACTGTGGATGGAACACAAGTGATTAAGGTATTTGCctgaagttccctggtggctcagcgataaagaatccgcctgccaatgcaagagacacgagttccatctctgggtggggaagattctcctggagaacaaaatggcaactcactccaggaaatctcttggacagaggaggctggccggctatggtccatggggtcttttttttttttttccccccatgggGGTCTTAAGAGTAGCACACgacttgtggctcagacggtaaagtgtccaCCTGCggtacgggagacccgggttcaatccctgggttgggaagatcccctggagaaggaaatggcaacccactccagtattcttgcctggaaaattccatagactgaggagcctggtaggctacagtccatggggtcgcagagtcggacacgactgagcgacttcacttaagaGACTAAACAACTGGATCATATGTAGTGGAAGCTACGAGCTAGGTAAACTAATTTCAGAGTCCAAGTTCTTAACTATAAGGCCTTCCCCAGTCAGAAGCTCTGAGTGATTCCAAAAGGTAAACCCTATTAGCACAGAATCGATTGCTGTATGCCTAATACGGAATCCTTGGTGTCCAGCTCAGCGTACGGCACTCGGCAGACAGCCAAGGAGCAGTGGCGGACCTCCACTTGGAAGCTGGGGTGGCAGTTGAGGACGGCCACAGGAAGTTAAGAGGATCCCAGAGTACACGTGGGTGCGAACACCCGGGCGCAGCTTTGCAGCTCCTTCTCGGCGCAAGAGGCGGGGCCGCCGGGCCCCTGGCGGTGGGCGATTCCAGCTCCGCAGCCGGAAGTCGGGACGTAACTTCCGTCGCGCGAAGATGACGTACGACACGCGCTTCCGCGTCGGGGGGCCGGTGGTGGATCCCGGGACGTGGAGACCCGGGGTCCCGTCAGCGGGGCGGCCCGCGGGCCACGGCGGGGATGCACCGTCGTGGGGTGGGAGCTGGCGCCATCGCCAAGAAGAAGCTTGCCGAGGTGAGGGGAAGAAGGCGGGCCCACAGCCACCTCTGACTCGCGAGAGACAATCTCTCCGAGCAGAGCTCTATACCCTCAAATAGCCTCCCGAAAGAATTTGACGCGGGCTTCTCGGATCCCGGGGAGCTGAGTTTCTCCAGCTTCCGGTGGATTGGAATGTCACCATCCCCTGACCCATCAGTCCTTTCCCCCACGCCCCTCAATTTGATTACAAGGGAGTCGTCTGTTCCCTCCTCTCCCTAAGAAAAACCATTTGCGAGACCTTCCTCTTTTCATACTTCTGAGGAGGCGATACAAGTGGTAGCCCCCAGCATCCATTCGCTCAACTCATCCTTGTCTCTTTGCCTGACAGGCCAAGTACAAGGAGCGAGGGACTGTCTTGGCTGAGGACCAGCTGGCCCAGGTGAGTAGGTTGGAGGGCTCCAGGTAGCAAAAGAGATCCCACGAGGCTGGGCAGGACCCCTTTGATATAAACCAAATTGTTTGGATCAACCAAAAATAGGGTATTTGGCAAATCCTGATTTCTGTGCTGCTCAGATCATTAAGGTGACTTGCTAATAACAACAATAGCTGACATCTTTGAATGATTACCTACTTTCAGCATTCCAGGCATATGTACATTTCCTTTAGGTACGCTGTCTTGTTCATTCCTCTTGACAGTTCTATTAAGAAAGAACTCTGTTCTTTGCAGTTTAGAATTGAGGGCGCTTAGGTGTTAAGTGCTTTATCCAAGGTTACATAGATAGTAAGTGGTAGAAAACTTAAGCCATGTCAGTGGTTGAAGATTTCCTACTGTGTGAATGCTTCAAATTTTATTATTAGGCACGTCTTTGATTTGGGTCTTTTGAGTTTTTACTTTAAATGccaaagaataacatggaaataTTGCCTAACCTCTGGCACCCACCACCATCACATCTAGGTGCATACCAGAAGTGTGTGACAGTGACGAGGGTGTGGTTCCTGCAGTTTCCTTCTCtagtatttccttttctgtacatGCCCTCTAGtgtactcatttatttttcctggtgAAGAAAAGGAGGCAGTGAGGCAGGGAATTGGGGCCCTGGGACTGAGGAAAGAAGGTAGACACAGGCTGTGCTCTTCAAAAGGTCCCTGTCATAGAGGGAGATAACATGCAGGAATCAACTGGAAATGGTGACTATAATAACATACAAATTTTTAATAGGAGAAAATGAGGACATGCTAGGCCAGGAGTGGTTATTCTTGGTGGGTTGAAGATAGGCTTTGTTAATTAGGGAAAGAGAAGGAGTAATGCAAATAGGAAATCAGAATAGCCCCTGAAGCTAAAAAGAATGTAGGTTTAGAATGTAATGTGGTAGACTGTAGACTCAAAACCCTTCCTCAGAGATTCTTTATCCAGGGTTATCCTCAAGGAAGTCCTTGACCCAAAGATTCAACAACACACCTGACTCATGCCAGGCTTGCTTACTCTCCTATCTAGCTTTTCTGTCAGTTGCTGAAGATTTCCCACTGTGTGAATGCTGCAAAATTGATTATTAGGTGCATCTTCAATTAATttcattagctttttaaaaataattttattttatattggcatatagttaatttacaatgttctgttagtttcaaatgtatagcATGTTGAGTCAGTTACacaatatctattctttttcagattcttttcccatataagtcattacagaatattgagtggagttccttatgctatacagtaggtccttgtttgtagGTCCTTCAGATTAATAacattccccaccccaccacccccaaccctgggaaaaagaaaagcacttaCAACATGTTATATAAtgagttgttaagagagtaaatcgtaagagttctcatcacaaggaaaaactttttttttttctatttctttaattttgtatctgtatgagatgatagatgttcactaaacttaactgtgatcatttcatgatgtatgtgaGTCAGATAATTATGTCGTATAATGCTGTATATACAGTGCTGTAAGTCAGTTTTATCTCTGTAAATCTGGaagaaagtgaatgaatgagtaaatatgaagatttttaaacaagaaagaatgggaaagaaagaatTGTTAGATGAATACTGACTTCAGAACAGAAACACGTGGGGGGAAATGTGTATGTTAGAACTGAAGCAACATTACAGCATCTTGTTTCTGTTATAGCAGAACTGTgaaggagaggcaggaaagaaaaggaagggaacagTTAACGGTATTATGGTAGTCCTGAAGACAGTAGGGCATTTCAGCCTTTGCTGTGCCACTGGCCCAGGGACCTACTCTTGGCATTTAGTCATCACTTGGTTGGCTTGCCCCCAACCTTCCCTTTGTTCCTCCTGCAGATGTCAAAGCAGTTGGACATGTTCAAGACCAACCTGGAAGAATTTGCCAGCAAACACAAGCAGGAGATCCGGAAGAATCCTGAGTTCCGGGTGCAGTTTCAAGACATGTGTGCCACTATTGGAGTGGATCCTCTGGCCTGTAAGGAATCCGTAGGGGTAGTGTTTGGTTGCTAAGGGACAGAGCTCACCTAGTTGTCGTCACTATTGCTGGAACATCTGTAAAGGCTTACAGGGAGATCCAGAGGATGTTATCTGTAGGGAGTGCCCAGCAGGATAATTGAATGTCCAGTTTGATGGGAACGATGGAGAGGTTGGAGTGCAGGCTGAGTAGACAGTGTGCATGATCTTCCCTGGAATGACATGctctaaaatttttttatgactgttttttccctttattaaaaaaaatatttagttttgatAAAAGTGGTATGTGTTTCAGTcagtcaacaaaaaaaagaatatgagaaagtaGAAGTCTTTTGACCCTGCCCGTTATTGCAGAGATAAAGTATGGTTAAGGTATATTTACTTTCTAGACATAGAAGGTGAATCATATTCACGTCATCATatttataaactattttttttttaagatctgtgGGATTATGCTGTAATTATTGCTTTATAACCTGCATTTTTTACTCAATAAAATATCTCCAGTGGACTTTTGAATGCCAGGTCTGCTTATATTCTTAGCTTTGTCTAGACCATATGTCCCATTATATTTCACTCTGAGCCAGAGATAGCAGCCAAATAGCACTGCTTTTTAGATTGCCCACCTTTAAAACTTTTTGGACCTGTTGTTTAGTAGGAATAACCAAGAGTCAGATTGTGTTGAGCATCCTGAGTCCAGAGGGGTTAACACTGGGCAGAGAAGACTGCCCATAGAGTAGATGTTTTAATCTAGCTTTGAAAGAAAAAGTTGTTAACTAATGAATAACctagcttttgtttttctgtcttttagcTGGAAAAGGATTTTGGTCTGAGATGCTAGGCGTGGGGGACTTCTATTACGAGCTGGGTGTCCAGATTATTGAAGTGTGCCTGGCCCTGAAGCACCGGAATGGAGGTGAGGGTGGCTGAATAGAGTCCTGTGGACTGGGCTTTGGGCttctctgagaaaaaaaaataagtcttgAAAAATGATCTTTCCAGTCTGGCAGTCTGCAGGCCAATAAGGTCTTGAGAAGCTGTATGGTCCTGAGAAGCACGTTAGTGCTTCATGCAGTTGAATTCATGGCTGGTCTCCATGGCCAGCGGTAAACATGAATGATTCTATTCTCCAAAGGTCTTTGGTCAGGAAAGCTTAGCTCCTAGTTGTTACAGAACATATAGGGAGGTAGAAAATAGGCCTTTTCCCCTGATAGATGATATGTTTGGGTTATGATTTTCTCATTAATAATGGTAGGCCTGCTCTGCTTCTCCAAGGTGTGATGCCAACTGAGTCTCTGAGCTCCCTAAAATGTGACCTTCAAAATGGTCATCCAGTGGTGTCATCTTAATAAGCATATTGAATGGTCTTAAAGCTTAAAACCAGTTAGAAATCATAGGCTGTGTAGACACAGCCCTGGTGTCAAGAGAACATTTATAGTTTTTCAGATATGATGCTGACTTTTTTAAGTCATAAAGGTAATCCTTCAACTGCTTTCTGTTCCCCCTCTCCAATAGGTCTGATAACTTTGGAGGAACTGCATCAACAGGTGTTAAAAGGAAGGGGCAAATTCGCCCAGGATGTCAGCCAGTAGGTTTTGTCTTCCAACCTCTTGGAGTatagaaaggtttttaaaaatcaggtggAAATCTTTTCTCCTTACTGTTTGTAGATCTAGGCTAGTTTAGAAAtcttttttattcctctttatgatcagaagaaacattttcattttagaaaactgaaaaaagatataaaaaaaacccaaaccaccCATTGTTTCTCAGCTGAGAGATTATAACTATTAAACATTTGACAGATTTCCTTCTAAGCATGCATaaatatgtgaatgtgtgtgtatacacatacatgttttttaaaatatacttgagGTGTTGTATACTCTTGACGTTATTTGTGGTCAAGGAGATTAGAGCAGGCACTGAGAAAGGCTGGGGAAAAGAGTTGAGCTCAGAAGATGAGGTCTAAATGGTCCTGGTTCACCAGCCTTTATGCACGACTCCAATctgagaaaaggtgaaaaaagCTCATCGGCATGTAGACTGCATATGTGGTCTGCACATTTTCAGATGTGggttttcttctctaatttcaGTCAATTGTCAACTAAGGAATCAGAAAATCTAACACTGCTGGGTCTGAATTTCCAAATGGCAGTAATCAGCTGGGTTGCCCCCTTTCAAATGGATAAGCATTCTGTATTTTGCTATGGTTCAGACTACTCCCTATTAAGTTCAGCTCGCTTATTCACATTTCCTGATGGGCTCCTGGAAGCATGTTTTTTACCTCTGGTGTTGGAACGGCTTGCTGAATGGAAAGCCTGACTCCTCTACCATCTCCCTTGAACGTCCAGGCACCACTTGGTGCACTTTAACCCTGCCTTTTTACCAATGTAGTTAAATGTGCAGACCTGTGAGTCTTCCATCAGGGTATCCTGCCTAGGGCAGAGATGAAACTGCATTGTTGCTAGGTCTGGTCTGCCAGGGATCTTTATGCAGCTCTTCCTCACCTCAGAGACGACCTGATCAGGGCCATCAAGAAACTAAAGGCACTCGGCACTGGCTTCAGCATCATCCCTGTGGGTGGCACTTACCTCATCCAGTCTGTTCCTGCTGAGCTCAATATGGATCACACGGTGGTGCTGCAGCTGGCGGAGGTACCGGTGTGCCTtctgagagagtgtgtgtgtgcatgcgtgtgcatgaGTCTAGGAAGGTATTTTCTCATCTCCCCACCATCACTCATGCTTTTG encodes:
- the SNF8 gene encoding vacuolar-sorting protein SNF8, producing the protein MHRRGVGAGAIAKKKLAEAKYKERGTVLAEDQLAQMSKQLDMFKTNLEEFASKHKQEIRKNPEFRVQFQDMCATIGVDPLASGKGFWSEMLGVGDFYYELGVQIIEVCLALKHRNGGLITLEELHQQVLKGRGKFAQDVSQDDLIRAIKKLKALGTGFSIIPVGGTYLIQSVPAELNMDHTVVLQLAEKNGYVTVSDIKANLKWETERARQVLEHLLKEGLAWLDLQAPGEAHYWLPALFTDLYSQEITAEEAREALP